The DNA sequence GACCTTCACCTGCGCAAGCTCGAGGGTGTACAGCCGGTCGATGCCGGCCCGGGCGGGGGCCTCTCAGGCGCTGGACGAGGCCGCACCATCGACTTCCACGTGACCGGCCGCGGCGGGGTCAGCCACTACAAGAGTCACACGATGCCCGCCGAAGAATCCGGCACCGTGCCCGTCGCGGCGCAGGCCATCGCCGGCGACCGGACGAAGTCCAGCCGCGTCTACGTGGCCGAGCGCGACACGGAGCGCCTGCTGGCGCTGGATACGAAACGGACGCTCACGGGGCTCGAAGAAGTGGGGCATGCCGAGCTGGGCGCGCCCGGCCGGTACATCGGCACCGACAACACGCGCGTATACGCGGCTACGGAGACGGCGCTGGTGGTGCTGGAGGCCAACTCGTTCGAAGGCTTTCCGCGGGACGGAGCCATTCCGCATGTGCGCACCATCGACTTCCGCCAGTCTCTCGACGGCGCCGCCCGCACCGCCCCGCTCAGCGGCCTCGCCGTGGGCCCGGACCGGATCTATCTGACGCTCGAGGGGGTGTCCGGTGTCGTCTCGATCGCCAAACCGCAACTCTGACGCACGGTCCGGGCGGGTTCCGCCAGGGCACGCACCCGACGCCGGTGTGCCGGAGACCGATGCCGCCGTCGCGGCGGCCCCCGGCGTCGACGTCGACCTCGGCATGCTCGAGACCGCGGTCGACGGCCTACGGGAGATGGCGGACGCGCGCGCCGGCGGAAAGAGCCGCGGCAAGCAGCAGTCCGAGGGCGACTCCGGAGACGAAGGTGCCGTCTACGCGTTCTCCATCCGGTGGGGCACGCTGATCTTCGGCCGGCTCGAGAGACTTGAGCACTACAGTCGCGCCGGGCGGCTCGGGCAGGACGGTCAGCGACGGTTCGCGTCGCTGCGGCGTGCGTTGCATGAGCTGGAACCCGCGATGCGCACCTTCGGCGTTGCCGTACCCGCCATCACGCTCGACGAGGGTCGGCCAGGCGGCGGGCACCGGCGGTGACAGTCGTCAGCGCCTCCGATCGTGCGGGCCGTGCGCCTCGCTCAGGAACTCCCCCGCATGCAGCGGGATTCCGGTGCGCGGGCGCGGGCACCCCGGGTTGGCGCAGGTCAGTCCCACCATGTATTCGTCCTGCTCCGCATGGAGGAAAAGGAACCCCAGGTACAAGGCATCGCCCACCGTGAAGCCGCGGCCGCCGCACGCGTCGCATGCCGCCTCACGCCGTCGCAGTTGCTCGAGCACGCGACTGCGCTCCTCGTCGTCGAGAGGGGTGAGTTCCGGTCGTGTCTCCGGCATCTGCGCGCGCGACCGCTTACCGGTCAGCGCGTCCGACGCCGGCTTCACCTCCGCCATGACGTCCGGGTCCTTCCTTCGAGGGCCGTTGCTCGCATCCGGGCTCGTACGTTCATATCTCGACGTCCTTGTCGAAGAAGACGTTGTCCTCACGCCAGCCGCCCATCCCCTTCCCGATCCGGTCGTATGCGGAGACGAACTCGATGTGCTCGACCCATTTGGCCATCTTGAAGCCCACCTGGGTCTCCACCCGCACGCGCAGCGGCGCGCCGTGCTTGATCGGAAGCGGGCCGCCGTTCATCCCGTAGGCCAGCAGCGTCTGCGGGTCCGTCGCGAGCTCGAGGTCGAGGACCTCGTAGAACTGGCCCTCGCCCTCTGCGCTCGGCTCGTCGCGGCCGGAGTCCTGAGCTGTCAGGAAGCAGATGTACTTGGCCTCTGGCAGGGGGCGGACGGCTGCCACCAGATCACGCAGTGGAAGACCGCTCCATTCCGCGATGCCGGACCAGCCCTGGATGCAGTTGTGCAGCGTCCGCTGATCCTGCGTTTCGGCCATCGCTCGGATGTCTGCCATTCCGAGCGTCATCGGATTCTCCACCAGCCCGCCCACGTGGACCTTCCAGTCGACGAACCCGTGCACCGCCATCACTTGGTACTCACGGCTATTGGGTGGTTTGCCGTTGACCCGGTGCTCAGGGGAAATCTCGCGCGCCGAGTAATCCTGCCGCGAGCGCATCGGCCGCAGCAGCCCCAGCCGCGCGTGCCGGATGACCCAGCCGAGCACCTTCTGCACCGATCGCGGGCTCTTCAGGCTCCACACGGTTGCTGCCCAGTGCAGTACCAGGATCCCCGCGATGATCCCCATCGAGGCGCCGATCGCCCAGGAGGTGTTGCGCACGTCCCCGAAGATCATCAGTGCGTTCAGCTGGTCCCACCCCCACAGTGACACCATCAGCAGATGCACCGCGATGAACGCGACGAACGCGGCCAGCCCCAGCAGGTGCAGCGAGCGCGCCGCCTGCCTGCCGCCCCACATCTTGACGTACCACGGGAAGCGGGCTTCGACGGCAGGTGATTGCGCGGCGCCGGTGAGGATTTGAAACGGCGCGAGAAGGAATATCACGCCGAAGTAGGCCAGCTTCTGCACGGCGTCCAACGGCTGGCCGGGCAGCGGTGGCGGTAGGCGGAAGCTCATGTAGGTGACGATGTCGTCCCATGCGTGCGGGAAGATTTCCCACGAGTAGGGCACGTACCGGTGATACTGGCCGGTGGCGAACAGCAGCGCCCAGTAGCTGGCACCCACCAGGACCCAGCAGATGACACTCACGAAGTGCCAGTGGCGGCCGAGGCCGAGATTCCTACGGCCTGGCAGCGCGATGAGCGAAGAGTAGGAGACTTCCTCGTCGAGCGTGTCGTGCAACTTGTCGGCCGGGTGCTTGCGCCGGGTGAACCGGGCCCATTCTGTGCCCGGAATGGAATGGTTGCGCCAATACATCTTCGGAAACCCGGCGAGGATCTCGATGCCGCTGCGGATGAGGAACGTCAGGAACAGGACGTTGAGCCAATGCTCGATGCGCAGCCACGCGGGGTAGTCGAGCTGTGTCACGGTGCGCCTCCTCGCCGCGTGCCGGTGCTGTCACTGTCTTCTCCGGAAGCCGTGGCGCGGTTCCGGCGCCTGTGCCGCCCGTACTGTCCTGCCGGCTCAGTCCTCCCACTGCCGCAGCTGCGGCCGCGCGATGAAGACGCCGAGGGCGATCAGACCGTGCACGCCGAGGAACCCGGCGGTGAACGCCATGCCGAAGGTGCCGGCGGCGAAGTCCCACCAGCCGTCCACATAGGACAAGCCTGGCAGCCCGACGGACCGGCCCACCAGGTAAGTCACGAGGAAGATCACGCAGAACACGTCGCCGAGCACCCACGCCGCCTGTGCGCTGGTCACGCGCTTGCCGGTGAACATCCCGAAGCAGGCGAGCGCCCATCCCACGCACAACACCGCGTAGTAAGCGAGCCAGCCTGGCGGCCACGAGTACTGGCCGAACAGCAGATACAGGTGCACCGCGATCGCCCCGGTGAGCAGCCCGATGCCGATCCCCGTGGTGGTGCGCGGAAGGTTGAACTGGACCCATCCGCCGACGCGCAGCACCCGTGCCGCGCCGGTGTCGGCGAGGACGACGCTCATATGCACTCCCCTGCGTCAGCGATCCGGGCATGGACTGCCTCCGAGCCTCGGCTACCCCGCCCTCCGCACGCCAAACCGCCCTGGAGGTTGCGGCTTGTCCGGGGCGGCGCCCGTCGGTCCGATGCCGGGACGGCGCCGGCAACCCCGGAGCAGGTCCCGGCATTTCGGCGCCGGTGTTTCGCCCGGGGGTTTCCGGGCTACGCCGTATTCGGTGACCGACTCACGTGAGGAGATGGGGACTGCCATGCAGACGACTGCGGAATTCATTATCGGACGACTCCGCGAGTGGGGCATCCACCGCATATTCGGCTACCCGGGCGATGGCATCCTGGCAATGCTCGATGCGCTCAACAAGGCCGACGGCGACCCGGAACTGATCCAGACCCGTCACGAAGAGATGGCCGCCTTCATGGCCACCGGCCACACGAAGTTCACCGGAGAGATCGGCTGCTGCCTCGCCACGTCCGGCGGCGGCGCCATCCACCTGCTCAACGGGCTCTACGACGCCAAGCTCGACCACCAACCCGTGGTGGCGCTCGTGGGGCAGCAGAAGCGCATGTCGCTGGGTGCGGCGTTCCAGCAGGAGATCGATCCCAACACCCTGTATAAGGACGTCTCGTCCGACTTCGTGCAGACATGCATGGCGCCTGCGCAGGCACGTCACCTCGTCGACCGTGCATGCAAGGTGGCGCTGACCAACCGCACGGTCGCCACGATCATTCTTCCGGAGGACGTCGGCGAGTCGGAGGCCGTGCCTTCTCCACCGCGTATGCACGGCGCCGTCTTCAGCGGTGTCGGATGGACGAGGCCGCGGATGATTCCACCGGTCTCCGAGCTGGACAAGGCGGCCGAGATCCTCAACTCCGGCAACAAGGTCGCCATGCTCGTCGGCCACGGCGCGGCAGAGGCCGCGGACCAGGTGGTGGAGGCGGCCGAACTGCTCGGCGCCGGCGTGGCCAAGACGTCGCTGGGGCGTGCCACGTTGCCGGACGACCTCCCCTACGTCACCGGCCCCATCGGGCTGCTCGGCTCCACCGCCAGTGATGCCATGATGCGCGGCGCGGACACCCTCTTCATGGTCGGCACCGCCTTCCCCTACACCGAGTGGCTGCCGGAGGAGGGCCAGTGCCGTGGGGTGGAGATCAACGCGGACGGCCGCATGATCGGCACGCGTTACCCCATGGAGGCCAATCTGGTGGGCGATTCGGTGAGCACCCTCGACGAGCTGCTGCCGAAGCTCAAGCGCAAAAAGGATCGCTCCTGGCGCGAGCATATCGAGTCGCAGGTGGACGAGTGGTGGAAGGTCCTCGACGACCGCGCCCACGACAAGGCCGAACCGCTCAATCCGGAGCTGGTCGCCCACGAGCTGTCCAAGCGGTTGCCGGACGAGGCCGTGATCACCGCGGATGCGGGCTCGGTGGCCAACTGGTGGGCCCGGCATCTG is a window from the Tomitella gaofuii genome containing:
- a CDS encoding oxidoreductase, translating into MSVVLADTGAARVLRVGGWVQFNLPRTTTGIGIGLLTGAIAVHLYLLFGQYSWPPGWLAYYAVLCVGWALACFGMFTGKRVTSAQAAWVLGDVFCVIFLVTYLVGRSVGLPGLSYVDGWWDFAAGTFGMAFTAGFLGVHGLIALGVFIARPQLRQWED
- a CDS encoding thiamine pyrophosphate-requiring protein, coding for MQTTAEFIIGRLREWGIHRIFGYPGDGILAMLDALNKADGDPELIQTRHEEMAAFMATGHTKFTGEIGCCLATSGGGAIHLLNGLYDAKLDHQPVVALVGQQKRMSLGAAFQQEIDPNTLYKDVSSDFVQTCMAPAQARHLVDRACKVALTNRTVATIILPEDVGESEAVPSPPRMHGAVFSGVGWTRPRMIPPVSELDKAAEILNSGNKVAMLVGHGAAEAADQVVEAAELLGAGVAKTSLGRATLPDDLPYVTGPIGLLGSTASDAMMRGADTLFMVGTAFPYTEWLPEEGQCRGVEINADGRMIGTRYPMEANLVGDSVSTLDELLPKLKRKKDRSWREHIESQVDEWWKVLDDRAHDKAEPLNPELVAHELSKRLPDEAVITADAGSVANWWARHLRMRPGMGASLAGNLATMGPGTPYAIATKLAYPTRPVIAMIGDGVFQMNGMAEMITIKRYLDRFTKGGPLVFCVFNNQDLNQVTFEQRAQGADPKFEGSQNIPDVPYAEFASMLGLTGIRCDSPDDIGAAWDRALATDGPVVLEVVVDPEIPPVPPHMKKEMVKKTAKAMVDDPQKVGVAAKGAKQKLHEFTESAKQYLPGETEKPESD
- a CDS encoding molybdopterin-dependent oxidoreductase; its protein translation is MTQLDYPAWLRIEHWLNVLFLTFLIRSGIEILAGFPKMYWRNHSIPGTEWARFTRRKHPADKLHDTLDEEVSYSSLIALPGRRNLGLGRHWHFVSVICWVLVGASYWALLFATGQYHRYVPYSWEIFPHAWDDIVTYMSFRLPPPLPGQPLDAVQKLAYFGVIFLLAPFQILTGAAQSPAVEARFPWYVKMWGGRQAARSLHLLGLAAFVAFIAVHLLMVSLWGWDQLNALMIFGDVRNTSWAIGASMGIIAGILVLHWAATVWSLKSPRSVQKVLGWVIRHARLGLLRPMRSRQDYSAREISPEHRVNGKPPNSREYQVMAVHGFVDWKVHVGGLVENPMTLGMADIRAMAETQDQRTLHNCIQGWSGIAEWSGLPLRDLVAAVRPLPEAKYICFLTAQDSGRDEPSAEGEGQFYEVLDLELATDPQTLLAYGMNGGPLPIKHGAPLRVRVETQVGFKMAKWVEHIEFVSAYDRIGKGMGGWREDNVFFDKDVEI